Proteins encoded in a region of the Paenibacillus sp. W2I17 genome:
- a CDS encoding formate/nitrite transporter family protein, with translation METEALRNVEQLALKKHKIYKQSLIRYLARSMLASMFIGFGVIVAFKTGNFFYMEQSPFTYPMAAITFGAAIILIAYGGGDLFTGNTFYYTYAALRKKLRWFEVIKLWIASYSGNLMGAAVFALLIYLTGLFDSSQVNGFLLSVVEHKMEVPTMQLFFRGILCNWLVCMAFFVPMFMKENGAKMFAMMLFVFCFFISGYEHSIANMCTFAIALVLNHPGTISFEGVLHNLVPVTLGNLVGGVLLMGFMYYAVNKPFLDEETH, from the coding sequence ATGGAAACGGAAGCTTTACGCAACGTGGAACAACTAGCTCTGAAGAAACACAAGATTTACAAACAAAGTTTAATCAGGTACCTCGCACGCTCCATGCTGGCCAGTATGTTTATCGGATTCGGCGTCATCGTGGCGTTTAAGACAGGTAACTTCTTTTATATGGAGCAGTCCCCGTTTACCTATCCGATGGCGGCAATTACGTTTGGCGCGGCCATCATTCTGATCGCCTATGGCGGGGGTGACCTGTTCACGGGCAATACGTTTTATTACACGTATGCGGCGCTGCGCAAGAAACTGCGCTGGTTCGAAGTGATCAAGCTGTGGATTGCGAGTTATAGCGGTAACCTGATGGGCGCAGCTGTGTTTGCCCTGTTAATCTACCTGACCGGATTGTTCGACTCGTCCCAGGTGAACGGTTTTCTGTTAAGCGTGGTAGAACACAAAATGGAAGTTCCAACCATGCAGCTCTTTTTCCGGGGAATCCTGTGTAACTGGCTTGTATGTATGGCGTTTTTTGTCCCGATGTTCATGAAGGAGAATGGAGCCAAAATGTTTGCCATGATGCTCTTTGTGTTCTGCTTCTTCATCTCGGGATATGAGCACAGCATCGCCAATATGTGTACGTTCGCGATTGCACTTGTGCTGAATCACCCGGGGACGATCTCATTTGAAGGTGTGCTTCACAACCTGGTTCCCGTGACCTTGGGTAATCTGGTGGGTGGTGTGCTGCTGATGGGCTTCATGTATTATGCGGTGAACAAACCGTTTCTGGATGAAGAGACGCATTAA
- a CDS encoding glycoside hydrolase family 3 C-terminal domain-containing protein: protein MNRRLNLIFLKRWFMLLIIVAVAAMPLHAFAAEAESGADRPWMNTSLSAEERTDLLLKEMTLEEKVGFVTGKVNNYYGFYNDGLERLGIPALQMADGPAGVRVANPDVQDKKSTALPAPIALAASWDTNLAKKYGDLIGKEAHDTTHNVVLGPGLDIARTPWGSRNFESLGEDPLLASGMGAAYVNGIQSNPVIATAKHYILNNQETERFTTNATASERAIQEVYARPFQAMVEKADLGSAMCSFNQVNGTYACENKEMLTDVLKNQFGFEGFVMSDYGANFSTAKSANAGLDLETPGEPYGKWGSKLLEAVNNGEVSEQTIDEKVRRILLQMFEKGLFDNPVTNTQINAKKDGKQAREIAEESMVLLQNNDNMLPLSSKNLKSIAVIGPDADTASAAGGGSSLVNPTYTVSPLEGIRNRAGNGVDVQYAAGTDPISAGDAFNGPSAVPSTLLSPAGANESGSDNAKNGLRAEYWTNKDMEGNPSLVRTDNQVNMNLGFYNYEGFNAQSSKLPTTPTEFNAKMSARWTGSIKAPKTGDYKLSLTSLGSAKLYVDDQLLVDNQGTTLGTTKKEITLKEGESHNIRIEYRTDFPVQSSNDMGAQVRFGWEAPEDAVDAKMQKAVDLAKKSDVAVVVTRTYDSEGYVDRSDLELPNNQEQLIREVAAANPKTIVVQMSGRAVEMDSWQKEVPSIVQAWYAGQEQGNAVARVLFGDVNPSGKLPVTFPSDDSQTPVSTAEQFPGVNGVGNYSEGIFVGYKGYNKEGMTPAFAFGHGLSYTDFNYRNLHVKNTGKGDKETVEVSLNLRNTGKVSGAEVVQVYVGNLPTKVETPEKQLAGWAKVDLKAGKQQRVNIQLDRSALSYWDEASHEWVMPKGKVQVYVGSASDDIRLTGSVNIGSKSGK, encoded by the coding sequence ATGAACAGAAGACTCAATCTGATTTTCCTCAAACGATGGTTTATGCTATTAATCATCGTGGCGGTTGCGGCTATGCCGTTACACGCCTTCGCCGCGGAGGCGGAATCCGGAGCCGATCGGCCATGGATGAACACATCTCTATCTGCGGAAGAACGCACCGATCTGCTGCTCAAGGAGATGACGCTGGAGGAGAAAGTTGGATTCGTAACGGGTAAAGTAAATAACTATTATGGTTTCTATAATGATGGATTGGAGCGCCTCGGCATTCCGGCATTACAGATGGCAGATGGACCTGCAGGGGTACGTGTGGCTAACCCGGATGTGCAGGACAAAAAGTCCACGGCATTGCCTGCACCCATCGCGCTTGCCGCTTCCTGGGATACCAATCTTGCCAAGAAATATGGCGATCTGATCGGGAAGGAAGCCCATGACACAACACATAATGTAGTACTGGGCCCTGGTCTGGATATCGCACGTACCCCATGGGGTTCCCGTAACTTCGAATCCCTGGGTGAAGATCCGTTGCTGGCTTCCGGCATGGGTGCAGCGTATGTGAACGGGATTCAAAGTAATCCGGTTATCGCTACAGCGAAGCACTACATCCTGAACAACCAGGAGACGGAACGTTTCACGACCAATGCTACAGCGAGTGAACGTGCGATTCAGGAAGTCTATGCGCGTCCGTTCCAAGCCATGGTCGAAAAAGCGGATCTTGGTTCGGCTATGTGTTCATTTAACCAGGTGAACGGTACATATGCTTGTGAGAACAAAGAGATGCTGACAGATGTCCTTAAGAATCAGTTTGGCTTCGAAGGGTTCGTCATGAGTGACTACGGCGCAAACTTCAGCACGGCCAAATCTGCTAATGCGGGTCTGGATCTGGAGACACCTGGAGAGCCTTACGGCAAATGGGGAAGTAAGCTACTGGAAGCCGTGAATAATGGCGAAGTGAGCGAGCAAACCATTGATGAGAAGGTCAGACGTATTTTGCTTCAAATGTTCGAGAAAGGGCTGTTCGATAACCCTGTAACGAATACACAAATTAATGCCAAGAAAGACGGCAAACAGGCACGTGAAATTGCAGAAGAGAGCATGGTTCTTTTGCAAAACAACGACAACATGTTGCCACTGTCGAGCAAAAATCTGAAGTCCATTGCAGTGATCGGACCCGATGCGGATACCGCATCCGCAGCCGGTGGTGGTAGCAGTCTCGTTAATCCGACCTATACGGTGAGCCCGCTTGAAGGGATTCGTAACCGTGCAGGAAACGGTGTAGATGTGCAATATGCAGCCGGAACCGATCCGATCTCGGCAGGAGATGCGTTTAACGGACCGTCCGCGGTACCATCCACGCTCTTGTCTCCAGCGGGTGCTAACGAAAGTGGTTCAGACAATGCGAAAAACGGATTGCGTGCCGAATACTGGACAAACAAAGATATGGAAGGCAATCCTTCTCTAGTTCGTACAGATAATCAGGTCAACATGAATCTTGGATTTTACAACTATGAAGGCTTCAATGCACAGTCATCCAAGCTTCCAACGACACCAACGGAGTTCAATGCCAAGATGTCTGCTCGTTGGACAGGTTCCATTAAGGCACCGAAAACAGGTGATTACAAACTGTCTCTGACCAGTCTGGGTTCTGCAAAACTATACGTGGATGACCAGCTGCTGGTAGACAATCAAGGTACGACACTGGGCACTACAAAGAAAGAAATTACACTTAAAGAAGGCGAGTCTCACAACATTCGGATTGAATATCGTACAGATTTCCCGGTACAATCCAGTAATGACATGGGAGCCCAAGTTCGTTTCGGCTGGGAAGCTCCTGAAGATGCTGTGGATGCCAAAATGCAAAAAGCAGTCGATCTGGCCAAAAAATCAGATGTCGCGGTTGTCGTGACACGTACGTATGACAGTGAAGGTTATGTCGACCGTTCCGATCTGGAACTGCCAAATAACCAGGAGCAGCTGATTCGCGAGGTAGCGGCAGCCAATCCAAAAACGATCGTTGTACAAATGAGTGGTCGTGCTGTTGAAATGGATTCTTGGCAAAAAGAAGTACCATCCATCGTTCAGGCTTGGTATGCAGGTCAGGAACAAGGTAATGCAGTGGCACGTGTGCTGTTTGGTGATGTGAATCCATCCGGTAAGTTGCCGGTGACGTTCCCATCAGATGATTCCCAGACCCCGGTATCCACTGCGGAACAATTCCCGGGTGTGAATGGGGTGGGTAACTACTCCGAGGGTATCTTTGTAGGGTACAAAGGATATAACAAAGAAGGCATGACACCGGCGTTCGCCTTTGGACACGGGTTGTCGTATACCGATTTTAATTATCGTAATCTGCATGTGAAGAACACTGGTAAAGGTGATAAGGAAACCGTAGAAGTATCCCTTAACCTGCGTAATACCGGTAAAGTTTCAGGTGCGGAAGTTGTACAGGTCTATGTCGGCAATCTGCCAACCAAAGTTGAAACGCCAGAGAAGCAACTTGCTGGCTGGGCGAAAGTCGATCTCAAAGCAGGCAAGCAGCAACGGGTCAATATTCAACTGGATCGCAGCGCACTGTCCTATTGGGATGAAGCATCACATGAATGGGTAATGCCTAAGGGTAAAGTTCAAGTGTATGTCGGCAGCGCATCCGATGATATTCGTCTGACAGGTAGTGTGAATATCGGAAGCAAGTCTGGTAAATAA
- a CDS encoding acetyltransferase, with protein sequence MLVAAYREQDHDKLVEIWESAVRATHTFLEEHHIQFYKKVVSDVLQQRQVEVWEALNTKQQPVGFIGVDDNFIEMLFVDPSQHGQGLGRLLIDHAFKIKGRHLKVDVNEQNTGAARFYEKMGFVQMGRSELDSSGNPFPLLHLEIKQEEAERLS encoded by the coding sequence ATGTTAGTCGCTGCATATCGGGAACAGGATCATGACAAGTTGGTTGAGATCTGGGAGAGTGCTGTTCGGGCAACCCATACGTTTTTGGAAGAGCATCACATTCAGTTCTACAAAAAAGTGGTGAGTGATGTGTTGCAACAAAGACAAGTCGAGGTTTGGGAAGCGCTCAATACGAAGCAACAACCCGTGGGTTTTATTGGTGTGGATGATAACTTTATCGAGATGTTATTTGTGGATCCGAGCCAACACGGACAGGGTCTAGGACGTCTTCTAATAGACCATGCCTTCAAAATCAAAGGCCGTCACCTCAAGGTGGATGTTAATGAGCAGAATACTGGGGCAGCCCGATTCTATGAAAAGATGGGATTTGTACAGATGGGGCGGTCTGAATTGGATAGTTCCGGTAATCCGTTTCCACTGTTGCATCTGGAGATCAAACAGGAAGAGGCCGAGAGATTGTCGTAA
- a CDS encoding WXG100 family type VII secretion target, with protein sequence MTQIKVTPEQLETVSGQFAQAHQQLSGFMSTLDGKMSFMRSNWDGMERERFYNDYSTAQGTMKSVLELVLSIQSELKKIAERFRTTDEEAVSQALMTALTAARALSTMSKNKGDDLDKTSGPPKNMDEWDEKDAEKYQNYEEMLKKAKEMGDEELAQQIQASMNIIRLQYEDVIYQTDPNTGKTVKITEDSIVGTYQVKSDKGETTSISLDKQGNVVDYTKDTEKYKYSEQTHTTSQGEHLFGKVAQTATAYGIGLLLTSKTGSAFTEHATGLGSSLVADKFLFSVPEEGETRTMIYRTNKETGKMENMIVVTRGDNEIEYTPWRDYF encoded by the coding sequence ATGACACAAATTAAGGTGACACCGGAACAACTGGAGACGGTCAGTGGGCAGTTCGCTCAGGCACATCAGCAATTATCGGGATTCATGTCCACTTTGGACGGCAAAATGAGTTTCATGCGCAGCAACTGGGATGGGATGGAACGGGAACGCTTCTATAACGATTATTCAACGGCTCAAGGCACGATGAAATCTGTTCTGGAACTGGTGCTGTCCATTCAGTCGGAGCTTAAGAAAATTGCCGAGCGTTTCCGCACGACGGATGAAGAGGCGGTGAGCCAGGCCCTCATGACGGCGCTGACCGCAGCGCGGGCGCTATCAACCATGAGCAAAAATAAAGGCGATGATCTAGACAAAACGTCAGGCCCACCAAAGAACATGGATGAATGGGATGAGAAGGATGCCGAGAAATATCAGAACTATGAGGAAATGCTGAAGAAAGCCAAAGAGATGGGTGACGAAGAACTGGCGCAGCAGATTCAGGCCAGCATGAACATCATTCGGCTTCAGTATGAAGATGTAATCTATCAGACTGACCCCAATACGGGCAAGACGGTGAAAATTACCGAGGATTCCATCGTGGGTACGTATCAGGTGAAAAGTGACAAGGGAGAAACGACTAGCATCAGTCTGGATAAACAGGGCAATGTGGTGGACTATACCAAAGATACGGAAAAGTATAAGTATTCGGAGCAAACGCACACGACCAGTCAAGGCGAGCATCTCTTTGGCAAAGTGGCACAAACGGCTACAGCCTACGGCATTGGTCTGCTGCTCACAAGCAAGACGGGCTCTGCCTTCACCGAACATGCGACAGGACTCGGTTCATCCCTCGTCGCGGACAAGTTCCTGTTCTCTGTGCCGGAAGAAGGCGAGACACGTACGATGATCTACCGTACCAATAAGGAAACGGGCAAAATGGAAAATATGATCGTGGTCACGCGCGGCGACAACGAAATTGAATATACTCCGTGGCGGGATTACTTCTAA
- a CDS encoding glycoside hydrolase family 30 beta sandwich domain-containing protein translates to MDIGWREHPKRWINLLIAVCCVCIGIWLIFNRSEQPAPPPVVDKQRTVEVWLTTGDQQNLLTPQKPIPITDHHDADTISSVSSTQESDTSSSAFTIQIDLDKTYQTMDGFGAAMTGSSAHLINELPEEQQEQLLKELFTTEGLNMDMVRHTIGVSDYSVDESGAASSYTYDDIESGRDYEVEHFSIEKDQEVVNMLEHVTGLKPDLKVLGTPWTAPAWMKYGEKTTNGWYLNYNDPQVYEAYARYFVKYIKAYQTKGIPIYGITLQNEPEFTSDKYPSMSMGAEEQAMFIRDYLGPALKDAGLDTRIIAYDHNWDQAVEYTSKVLGDEQAAAYIDGSAFHCYAGDPSAMSEVHERFPDKNIYFTECSGGEWSPDFGENLSWQMSNLIIGAPRNWAKNVLLWNIALDPQGGPTNGGCENCRGVVTIDPDSDEITRNIEYYALGHISRYVRPGAVRVASTQEQGKIENVTFRNPDGTMVLVAANTGEAEVSFDVVIDGDSFRYILPSQSAATFRWKPKTGVER, encoded by the coding sequence ATGGACATAGGCTGGCGAGAGCATCCCAAACGATGGATTAACCTGTTAATCGCCGTTTGTTGTGTTTGTATAGGAATCTGGCTTATCTTCAACCGAAGTGAACAACCTGCTCCGCCACCGGTTGTGGATAAACAGAGAACGGTCGAAGTCTGGTTAACCACGGGAGATCAGCAAAATCTGCTTACGCCACAGAAGCCCATTCCAATTACCGATCACCATGATGCAGACACAATTTCTTCAGTTTCTTCAACGCAGGAGTCAGACACGTCTTCGTCGGCGTTTACCATACAGATTGACCTGGACAAGACGTATCAGACTATGGATGGATTTGGCGCAGCGATGACGGGTTCATCGGCACATCTGATCAACGAGCTTCCAGAGGAACAACAAGAGCAACTGCTGAAGGAACTGTTTACAACAGAAGGGCTGAACATGGATATGGTGCGTCATACGATTGGTGTCTCCGATTATTCGGTAGATGAATCAGGCGCGGCTTCAAGTTATACCTATGATGATATCGAGTCCGGCAGGGACTATGAGGTGGAACACTTTTCGATCGAAAAGGATCAGGAAGTCGTGAATATGCTGGAGCATGTGACTGGGCTCAAACCGGATCTGAAAGTGCTGGGCACACCGTGGACGGCCCCGGCCTGGATGAAGTACGGGGAGAAGACCACTAACGGCTGGTATCTGAATTACAACGATCCCCAGGTGTATGAAGCGTACGCGAGATATTTTGTGAAATATATCAAAGCGTATCAGACAAAGGGCATTCCCATCTACGGGATCACGTTGCAAAATGAACCGGAGTTCACCTCGGATAAATATCCGAGTATGAGTATGGGAGCCGAAGAACAAGCCATGTTCATTCGGGATTATCTCGGCCCGGCGCTAAAGGATGCGGGACTGGATACGCGAATCATCGCGTATGATCATAACTGGGATCAGGCGGTCGAATATACCAGCAAGGTGCTTGGTGATGAGCAGGCTGCTGCTTATATCGATGGATCTGCTTTTCACTGTTATGCAGGTGATCCATCTGCCATGTCGGAAGTGCATGAGCGCTTCCCGGACAAAAATATCTATTTTACCGAATGTAGTGGTGGGGAGTGGAGTCCTGATTTTGGCGAGAATCTGAGCTGGCAGATGTCCAATCTCATCATTGGTGCACCTCGCAACTGGGCGAAAAATGTACTGCTCTGGAACATCGCACTCGATCCGCAAGGTGGACCCACGAACGGTGGCTGTGAGAACTGTCGTGGGGTTGTGACGATTGACCCCGACAGTGATGAAATCACTAGAAATATCGAGTATTATGCGTTAGGCCACATCAGCCGTTATGTACGTCCGGGAGCTGTGAGAGTTGCTTCCACGCAAGAACAGGGCAAGATCGAGAACGTAACCTTCCGCAATCCGGATGGAACGATGGTGCTGGTTGCAGCTAACACGGGTGAGGCAGAAGTTTCCTTTGATGTAGTCATAGATGGAGATTCGTTTCGATATATACTGCCTTCCCAATCGGCAGCAACCTTCCGTTGGAAGCCAAAAACGGGGGTAGAACGTTGA